The DNA segment CAACGCTTTTGTCAACGCAGAAACAACAGAGTCGTCGAACACCCAACACTCCGGGGAACTGCGTTTGATAATTTCAGCTTTTACGGGATGGCCGTTTTCAGCGACAAGCACCCTCCCGAGTACTACTCCTTCAATGCCGTTTCTTTCGGCCGAAAGCGGATACCTGAATTTCAGTTTGGTTTTCAATGATGGAGAGTGTTCACACACTGCCGGCTGCGTGAACAACAAAACCGGTGCACATAGCAACAGGCTGATTAAAACCTTGTCGAGTACTAACCACAAATATCTGTACCGTTTCATAGGTATGCTGTTTGGGGTTGTCACAAAGTTTTTTTCTCTGAAAGGAAAATTACGTTTTTTACCGCGACAAACCGCAAAACAGGTGTACATTTCACGAAAAAACACCAAGCAACAACATCGTTCATAGTATGATGCACATCAGGAAAGATTCCTTTGCAAAACAAGGATAACTGCTTACCTTTTCCATACATTCATACAAGCAATCAAGTTTCTCGTTGCAATAAACCAAGTATTGCCGTAACCCAAACTGAAGCCATGCAGAGCAGGAAAGTTCTTCTTATAACTGGAGCCTCCACCGGAATAGGAGAAGCAGCTGCAAGACAAGCTGTAGCTTCAGGATACCGGGTTGTACTTGCCGCTCGATCGACAGAAAAGCTCGAAGCCTTGCGTGAAGAACTGGGTGAGAACAATGCAATTGCTGTTACATGCGATGTTTCCGACTGGAAAGCCCAGCAAAACATGCTCAACACCACTCTTGAACGTTATGGTCAGATCGACGCTGTATTTGCCAATGCGGGATTTTCGAAAGGTTCACCATTTTACGGCGGCGAAAACAAATTCGAAGAATGGAAAGAGATGGTGCTTACAAATGTTTTCGGTGCTGCCGTCACTGCACGATTATGTTTGCCCGAACTGGTAAAAACAAAAGGGCACTTCCTTATTACCGGTTCTGTCGTAGGCCATATCACGTCGATACGCAACCTTTACGCAGCCACCAAATGGGCAGTAAGCGCTATTGCGCAGGCCGTTCGCAATGAAATGGTCGGCACAGGTATCCGGGTCACCCTTTTGGAACCCGGAGTTGTCGACACCCCTTTCTGGGAAGC comes from the Prosthecochloris marina genome and includes:
- a CDS encoding SDR family oxidoreductase, whose product is MQSRKVLLITGASTGIGEAAARQAVASGYRVVLAARSTEKLEALREELGENNAIAVTCDVSDWKAQQNMLNTTLERYGQIDAVFANAGFSKGSPFYGGENKFEEWKEMVLTNVFGAAVTARLCLPELVKTKGHFLITGSVVGHITSIRNLYAATKWAVSAIAQAVRNEMVGTGIRVTLLEPGVVDTPFWEAIPKPGTPELEPEDIARAMMYAISQPPHVDVNQVLIRPTGQPH